Part of the Zea mays cultivar B73 chromosome 4, Zm-B73-REFERENCE-NAM-5.0, whole genome shotgun sequence genome is shown below.
ggttgcacctcgggtgtagaggtggcgccttgctccaagttgacaatatgtttggagtctttgatcattagttcaaagctcacaaacttgccaataacctcctcgggagacatctgtttatatctaggatccccacgtattaattgtacttgcgtaCGATTGTGAAAaataagggatcttagaataaccttgaccatttcatggtcatcccatttggtgctcccgaggttgcgcacttggttcaccattgtcttgagccggttgtacatgtcttgtgactcttcccctttgttgaggacgaatcgattgAGCTCACCCTCGATCGTCTCAcgtttggtgattttggtcacctcgtccccttcgtgcgccgttttgaggacgtcccaaatttctttggcgttatttaacccttgcaccttattatactcctcttgacataaagaggcgaggagtatagaagttgtttgagagttaaagtgcctaatttgggcggcctcatctgAGTCATAGTCCTCGTCCCCTACTtgaggtgcctgcgctccaaactcaacaatatcccaaatactttcgtggagtgaggttagatggtgcctcattttatcactccacatgcaataatcttcaccatcaaaatatgatgGTTTTcctaggggaacggaaagtaatggagcgcgctttgaaatacggggatagcataggggcatcttactatacttcttgcgctcatggcgcttagaagtagtggacgactcggtgccggacgtggagggtgatgaagagccagtctcatagtagaccactttcttcatcttcttcttcttcttcttgtcacccctccgatgtgacttgatggaggaaaatgattcctccttatacttgttgtcggactctcttgagagagtcttccccgagcattagagcacctagagggggtgaataggtgatcctgtaaaatcaaacactaaatagccacaaacttgattatcgaAGCGTTAGTGTGACCAAGTACCTagagttcttgtgaacaaaacaatcacagaaaagctggtgttggctgaactttgccaacttttctccaattcaatcttcttttcttggccctgtttctagcacttagataaccatgttagtgttcaaaaacaatttactgagtctagaaacataccttgttcttgatttcacaCCTCTCACTCATTTGGTACAtaagaactcactcaatatgtgttggacatctaatcaccaaaatacttatagaaatggcccaagggcacatttcccttacaGAGCCTGCTGGCTTGTCGCTGGTCATgacctccctcttggcgtgatctccagacatcacttcgagttggttagactcttaataaaGCACTggatctaataccaattgaaagtcgcctagaggggggtgaataggagaaacctaaaattttaaacacacactaggtccggggttagcgttagaattaagttcaagtccgaaagaatgtttctcttattaagagttgctcaaaggatgcagatgatgtatgggagcaaactcaaattaatactagcaaggaaaagttatagagaggaaagagggcaaacaaatcaagcgagaatcaaagcgagtagacacggtgatttgttttactgaggttcggttccaaagaacctagtccccgttggggaggccacaaaggccgggtctatttcaaccctttctctctatctcaaacggtcacttagaccgagtgagccttttctttaatcacacgggtcactaagaccccacaaggaccaccacacacttggtgtctcttgcttagctttacaagcacttagaagaagagtgaggaaggaagaaaggcaatccaagcgacaagagcgcaaatgaacacaaaaactctctctctcaagtcactaagtggttgagatgaatttgggacttggagaggatttgaactTTGGAAttatgtcttggagtgaatgttatagctcttgtattgaatgtgaacttctaaaaacttggatgccaatgaatgaggtggttgggggtatttatagccccccaaccacttcctagtcgttggcaaAGGCGGCTggagatgggcgcaccggacagtcactgttcattgtctggtgcgcGCCACatcagcgcaaccgttagggtttggagcagttgaccattggaggtgtttgtctttttgctgcaccggacagtccggtgtcacaccggacagtccgatgacctCTGACTTCTTCGCTCTGATTTCTATCGCAACACTATTCCGCACTGTAgcgttttgcagtcgaccgttggcgcgcagggagttgttgctccggtggctcaccggatagtccggtggcacaccggacagtccggtgaattatagcggagcgctcctctgaattcccgagagtggcatgTTCGAAGGGTGCCTGGCCtgccacaccggacactgtctgatgcgccaaaaatcagcacactctatgtcttgctccaattttttgattgagtccctaactgaaattctttcttggtttgtgttgaaccttatgcacctgagataaatgatatctagacaaactagttagtccatgtggtttgtgttgtatgtcaaccaccaaaatcgattattaggaatggttaacccaattttcCTTTCACTCCTCCTCACCCTCTTCTGGTACGAGATCCTCCTTCCGCGCCTCTCCCTCTGGCGCTCCCGCCGCTCCGCGCGCCTCCGCAAGGAGCGCCGGGCCCATGCTCTTGAGCTCCACAAGCTCCGCAAGATAGCAACACGGCGCTGCCGCAACTGCAGCAACCCCTACAGGGACTAGAAGCCTAACGGTGGTAAGTTCATGTCTCTTACTGCGGCCATGTCTCCAAGCGCCTCGTGCTCGACCTCAATTCAGCCGGGAAGGCCCCTACCAGATGGTCTTGTGCTCAGGATTGTGGATATTGGCTGGACCTGCACTGCTCCTCCAGCAATAACAACTCCTTCTTGGGATTCTCGTGGCGCTTACTTTCATTCTTTTGCTCGACAGCAATGAGGTGGTTAGTGAGGAATATATTCAGATTTACATTCGTCAGGACATAGATGGTAAAATGTTGGCAAAGAGTGGGGAGAATGAAGGAAAAACCGAGGAGAGCAGGACCATAAATTCACTATTTATTTTTTATGTTTGGTATTATCAATCCATGTCCCCTGAATCCAGAAGTTTCACCCAAGAGATAATCTAAATTCATGGATCGAATGCTAAGGGGCATTATGGGTTGTTGTATTGTCTTATGTAGTTTGTTCATTTTATTATGCACTTGTTTATAGTTTAGACAGTGTATCTGGTGTCACTACTCACTATATTATGATGTTCCCAACGAGTTAAGTTGAGTTGAAGCTTGTGTCACTAGATTATACTAAGTTTAGGCTATAACCTGCTCAGTCATTGCACATGTCATACCTGCACAAGATTGCAACACCATGCGTTAACATATACAATGAGCAATATTTTGTCCTAAAACAAAAATATTGGTAGCTTCTGTCCACCTTGGACCAGTTTTATGTGAATTTTCAATAGTCAACTGATTCTTGTGTCACAAGTATTATTATTTTTGTCTAGTTTACTAGTGTCCAAGCTACATTGACTGCATGCTTAATTAGTCACCagatcaaggcttctcttgcataAGAGATTTTGTTTTTTTCTAGATTGCAGCTAAGCCAGAGGAAAAGGCGGAAGAAGATCTAGAATTCCCATTAGAAGTCATCTCAAATGCTGGAGGTGTACCCATAGGAGGTTTTTACTATTATAGTATTCGTTTTGTTTGGCTTCAGTCTTCCGGTACTCACAATTTAATCTTCTCCTTAATAGTATTTTCAAGTGAAGTTATCCTTTAAAATAGCACTCTGACTCATTTTAATTATTTTTTCTTATTTATCATTTTCTTTTCCATCACCTCTGACCAAAAAAATCCAATTGTCtgtataaaaatttgaataaactTCTATGAACTAGGTAGAAATTAGCTCAATCTGGGAACTACATTTGTACACACCTCTCCCTCCAAGATATTTGACAACAAATTTGATCTTAGGCACCACCTTTCAACTCATCCATGTACGTGAATAAATCCAGAAATTTATAGAAAGAGGGTGTGAATCAGAATCCTACCTCCCCATCCTAGCCTCCATTTCCTTTGCCCCGATGAACAGCTCCCAATATCGTCATCTTCAAAACTGCCTCCTCGTGAGTTGCTTGCCTAGCAGATCTCCTGCAATTGTGATTGACTCTGATTCTTTACTTACCACTATCACTTGACTGCAACTCTTTACTTACAATTATTTGACTCTGATTCTTTACTTTCCACTATCACTTGACTGCAACTCTTTACTTACAACTATTTGACTCCGATTCATTCATAGTATGCTCTATTTAGATATgagaaataagaaaataaaatgattaaaatgATTCAGAGTGCTATTTTAAAGGATAACGTCACTTGAGAATACTATTAGGGAGAAGAAGAAATTATGAATACTAGAAGAGAGAAGCCTAATAAAACGAGTACTATATTAGCAAAAAGTTCGTACCCATAGTGATGGATGAAACTATTGGAGTTTAATTTTGATAGTGACACAAAATCTTCTATTCCACGACGTTATGCAACTCTGCCATCTGTTCtacaagattgctattaaggttgtAGAGAATGATAACATTTACACAAAATACTCCAACGAAAATTACGACACATTTAGTTCTGTTTTATGTTACAATTACCTCAAAATACTTCTTGATGCATTTTACGTCAATTTACGAAATTCTTGATGCGTTTTACGTCAATTTACGAAATTCTTGATGCGTTTTACGCCAATTTACGATATTTTTATGTGTTTTACGACAACCTTGTGCGAAGCGAGATACACAACAACTATTCTAAATTGTGTGTGACTTttacactatatatatatatacatgagAAGTTTATTCAATTTttatgtctgcatgtgtgctacatACTAATCTGCAGTGAATAAGCTCAATATCAATAAATGTTGCCCAAGTAGTCTTCTTCCAACGAGTATATTTATTGAATGTAACGAGTGATATAGTATAGTTATATAGATGACAAGTCTTTTACGATGAATAATGCACTTATTTATATATCTAATATTTTATTTTATATGCAGAGATAAAATCATTATGATTATTTTGCATACAAACAATATATCAAGACATTTGGAGTATTACAAATAATTTATATTAAATCTATAGTTTCACAGCAGGTTTAACCAAACAACTTTAACTTTTCCACAAGGAACTAATTTGCACATACAACATTACATTAATAAATTAATTATATATAGCCTCATCAATTCAACACATCTTCGGTTTTATGGTTTTAAATATGTGCGTGTATGGATCGATTCAACTACTCAGAATTATATGTGCACATATGAATTGATCAATATAGAGATAGAAGGACTTAGAAAAATTATTATTAATTGTTTGTTATTCTGAAAACTTCTTTAATAGTAAAATTAATACATAAAGTAAATAAAAATTATATGGCGCAATCCACATACTATCAGATGTGTTATGTATGTGAGATGAGATGGGTGTGGGATAGAACATTTGTTGTGTTACATCATATTAAAATGGGATACTTAACTTATATAGACACATAAACCATGAATAAGTGCCACCTGTACATAATCTAGAAAAATCTTAACAAATATATAAGTCTAAAGAATTCCTAATATATCTTGGCAACAAATATCTAAGCTCTATATCTTATCATTTTTACTGAAAATTAAAAAACTTGAAAACGAAGTTGTGCTAAATTAACGATGTTATATATAATTAACTTATTAATGTAATGATATATGTAAGTCGTTCAAATTAATTCTTCGTGATAGTATGTGATACTATAGGTGTGATTAGCTCAACgactttttcacatttttcacatCTGAATCAACGCACCCTGTGCCCGGTGCCGCCGACCCAAATGGCATCCACCTCGCCGgaacccgccgccgccgacgaaacTATCGACACCATCCACATCCGTCGCCTAGAGTGTTCCGACCACGAGAGGGGCTTCGTCGCCCTTCTCTCCCAGCTCTCCCCCTGCCCGGACCTCACCACATCCGTGTTCGCCACGCGCTTCGCCGAGCTCGCGGCGCAGGGCGACGACCACATCATCCTCGTGGCCGAGGACCCCTCCGCCTCGGACCGGCGGATCCTCGCGACAGGGTGCCTCTTCGTGGAGCGTAAGTTCCTGCGAGGCTGCGGCAAGGTGGGGCACGTGGAGGACGTGGTGGTCGATGCCGCCGCGCGCGGCAGGGGTCTCGGGCTCCGCATCGTGCGCCGCCTCGTGGAGATCTCCAGGGACGCCGGCTGCTACAAGGTCATCCTCGACTGCACCCCCGAGCTGCGTGCCTACTATGCCAAGTGCGGATTCGTGGAGAAGGGTGTCCAGATGGCCGTCTACTTCTGAGTTCTGATCTAGAGGTATGCTACTTTGCATTGATATGGCTCCTCTGATTAAGTGATGGACGAAATGCTGTAGTTGTTCGTTGGAAAAAAAAACATTTAGTTTTAGTAGAGCGTCTTAGGTGGACCAAGCTTTAAGCCTACAAGATTCAAATGCATCTGATCTGAGCCAAAAGCACAAACACTCCAAACTGTAAGTGCATAACATTTCTTATGTGTAGTCAGCTTGGTTTGCTGCAGGTAGCTCTGTCTGAAGAGCTACACTAGTTGGTGTGGGAAAATGACATTCGGTGCTAAAGCCTGCTTGGGATCCATTAGCTGCTAATAATTAGCTAGCCAGCTAATAGATCATAGCTAAtgttagctagctaactattgtAGCTGATTTAGTCTGACTACTCTCTCAGTCCCTAAATAAATAGTATATTTCTATTTTCTAGGAAGTTTAGAGCAAATTAGTATGACAGAGAAAATGTTATATTACTCTTCATTAATTGGAATAGTTGCACATTTATCGTTGATTATTCCAGTTACACGGTAATTATAGCATTTACTACACCCATGCAGCTGCAGAAACTCAAGCCTAGATCGGGGAATTATAGAATGCTAGTAAATATGAGAGAACTCGGAGAAAATTAAATGGGCTGGTGGATCATTCTAGAGATTGATTTATTTGTAGACATTTTTTTGTGCTAGGAATATAATTACAGTGACAGAGTGAGTAGTAAGATAGTTGTTAGTTGGATATTATCTAGCAATTAATTGGACTATGAGCTAGACCTGTTCGGATCCAAAGGGGCTAATTGTTAGCAATTAACTATTAGCTACATTGATCCAAATAGGGCCTAAGCTTGTGTTTTGGGTCCAAAAGGTTGAGATGTTTGGTGCAGTACAGTCATGTTTAGTTTCCTATATCTGCTTTTTATTTGCAGGCAAGAATTGTTACTCAGTTTTGATCAATATCTAAATATGGGCAGCCCTAAGCGTCTTGCTCGTTTACCATTATACTACCGCCAGTCAGATATAATTGATGTATTCGACAGAAATTGTAGCTAATTACAGGTGTAATTAGCTGTCCAAAATATTATCAGTTGTGATTGTAGGGAGTAACTCGTGTACCACTAGACATGCATCCTAAAATCCTGTCATACATGAAGTTTGACCGTAGGGAGTAATATACCAGTAGGCATGCATCCCAACATCCTGTCATATATGGTGACTGATGTGTCATGTCTCGAGATTTTATTTCAAGCTACGGAGTCGCCAATTGAATTGTTGTcattgttagactacccgtctaggagtctagggtttggggtgttCCCCATGTAATTTACCGTCTCACCCCtcactgtaatgggcctggcccagttactaAGCCTATTAATACTACTCCCCATCCCTGGTTAGGGGTATGGGTTCGTATTCCAACATGGTATCAAATTAGGTTTAGGTTTTCCTGTCAGCTACAGCCGCCAGGGGCTTCTCCCAGCCCTGCAGCCGCCGCCGGCCTCCCTGCCCAGCCGCCGGAGCTCCCCTGCGCCGCCGCCCAGCCCCCCAGCCGTCGgcctctcctccccctccctccctgcTTCCCACCTCTTCCCGGCCGCGCCCCCCACCATCTCCGGCGTGCACCTCCCGCCGGATCCGCGCGCGCCCTGCCAGTGCCAGCCGCCGGCGGCCCTCCTTCCCGCGCGCCCGGCCGCCTCAGGCCCGCGCCCCGACGCAACTCCGCGCCGTCTCCCTCTGCTCCCACCGGACCGCGCACCTGCGCCGTCTCCTCCAGCCGCCGGTGCCGCGCGCGGCTTGTCTCCTTCCGCGCCAGCGCCGCCGGATCCGCCCCGGCTCGCTTCTTCCCCTTCTCCGTCGGCCGGCGTCCAGCCGCCTCTCCTCCCCTGCCGGTCGCGCCCCAGCCTGCGCGCCCTTCGCCACCGCCGCCTGCAGCTCTCTGCTGCCCGCCGCCGCGCCTGCAGCCCTCTGCtgcccgccgccgcgccctctGCCCATGGCGGACCTCCCCCCGGACGCGCACaccgccggcctggcgcacccgCCCCTGACCGCGGGCCTGGGCGCGGCCACCGCCTCCCTGGCCGCCGGCGTCGCCTCCCTGGGCCTCCCTGCTGTCGGCCAGACCCACCCCATGGGCCCCGGCCGCTCCGTGACCGATGCCGAGGCTCCCTACATCGTCGACCTCCGGCCCCTCCGCGACGTCTCTTCCCCGGCCCACCGTCGAGGCTCTCCACCGGGGTTCCCTGCCCTCGCGGCACCCCCCGGCACCGACTCCACTCTCGGCGACACCCTCGCTACGATTCAGGCGGCTGTGATGGCCTCGCCGTGAGCGCGCCGCCTCCCTCGCCCTGGAGCGTGAGCGTGCCCTTGGTGCCgctctgaccacccagatggccaccacgcagcgcctcctcGGCCGCCCGCCGGTCGCCTCTGTGGAACCCCCGGAGGACCCCCTCGCCTCTGACCTCGACGCCGACCTCATCGCTGCTCTCCACGCTCAAGCCGCTGGTCTGCACAACATCCGGGCTCTCGTGTCCGTGGTGTTGGATCCGGCGTCTCCCCACTACACCCGTTGGCGAGGACAGGTCCTTCTCACGCTACGGAGGTTCGTCCTCGACGACCACGTCCTCATCGACCACGACGCTCCGCCGCCTcgctcctggtgcctcatggacagcgttgtcctctcgtggctccacgacaccatcaccgttgagctccaggacatcatccgcgaccaggcggacactgcgcgccaggcgtggctcgctctcgaggatcagttcctcgggaatcgggatgcgcgggcgctccacctcgacgcccagttccacctgttctctcagggggacctctccgtgggcgaatactgccgccagatgaagggcctggctgactctctccgcgatctcggcgagcctgttgccgatcgtaccctggtgctgaacctcctgcgtggcctcagccctcgctacggccacctgaaggctctcatcaagcggagcgtgcccttccccaccttccacgccgtgcggaacgagcttctccttgaggagctcaccatggcgaatgAGGCACCCACTCCTGCCTCGGCCCTCTACAGCACTCCTACCAGCGGTCTGCCACCTTCAGGGGGCCAGGCCACCCGTCCTCCGTCGACCGGGGCCCCCACCCGCCCTCCACCCGCCctcccggcggcccctcgtccgacttccacgaccgacgggggtcgtcgctcccgcaagggcggccgtgggAGTGGCGGCTCCTCCCGTGGTGGTCCCTTcggccggggtggcggccacgcgtggccgtcattctacaacccctggaccgggaccatcgcc
Proteins encoded:
- the LOC100283428 gene encoding glucosamine 6-phosphate N-acetyltransferase 2, producing MASTSPEPAAADETIDTIHIRRLECSDHERGFVALLSQLSPCPDLTTSVFATRFAELAAQGDDHIILVAEDPSASDRRILATGCLFVERKFLRGCGKVGHVEDVVVDAAARGRGLGLRIVRRLVEISRDAGCYKVILDCTPELRAYYAKCGFVEKGVQMAVYF